A part of Miscanthus floridulus cultivar M001 chromosome 6, ASM1932011v1, whole genome shotgun sequence genomic DNA contains:
- the LOC136460744 gene encoding uncharacterized protein, producing the protein MGIPQSSLCPSKVLFNGIMPRKEVVPLERIWLNVTFDQPDNFCKEPLTFKVIDFPSVHHTLLGRPCFAKFMVIPNYTYLKLTMLGPKGVITIEGNFEQAYYCEQDYVTQVATLVAPCAPDSPGRDAGRASVEEVSKMAAVLD; encoded by the coding sequence ATGGGCATCCCTCAAAGCAGCCTATGCCCCAGCAAGGTGTTGTTCAATGGGATTATGCCGAGGAAGGAGGTCGTACCCCTCGAGCGCATCTGGCTCAATGTCACCTTCGACCAGCCGGACAACTTCTgcaaggagccactcaccttcaAGGTCATCGACTTCCCTAGTGTCCACCACACCCTCCTTGGCCGACCGTgcttcgccaagttcatggtcatccccaactacacttacCTCAAGCTCACGATGCTTGGCCCAAAGGGGGTTATCACCATTGAGGGCAACTTTGAGCAGGCTTACTACTGCGAGCAAGACTATGTCACCCAAGTAGCCACCCTCGTTGCCCCTTGTGCTCCCGATAGCCCTGGCCGTGATGCTGGAAGGGCATCGGTGGAGGAAGTGTCCAAGATGGCGGCAGTGCTCGACTGA